A segment of the Sphingobacterium oryzagri genome:
CTTAACTTTTCGAAGAGCTTCGTAAGCTCTGGGCGTTCTTTAGATTTTCCGGAAATCTTTTCTTCAAATACAATTTCGCAGCCCGCATTTTTCAATGCATCGATCTGCATGTCTAAGTTTTGATCTTGGGTACTTACCCTAGCATATCCTATTTTCATAAAAACGTTTGATAAGCTAATTTATGAAACATAGATTTGTGAAACAACATTTTGAGACACTATATGATATGAAATATCTCCAATTGTTGAATCTATTATTTCTGTCGCAGAAAACGACCGTTAACATAAATTTACTGTGTACTTGTAATAGATCATCTCATTTTTTATGCTTATATCAATAAGCTATTGTTAGTAAGAGATTTTTTACAATGTTACAAAGGTGTCGATATGTGCTATATCTGATCAACAATTTAGCTTAAGAAGTTCGGATCACACCCGCTGCTTAACCTTTTTTAGATTAACACGCTTTATTTTGATTCGTAAATAGGACAATCAATTCTTTTGCACTTTTAACAGATTCAATTTCTAAACGATCAATTCGCCAAGCCGCCGAAAAATTACCGTCTTTTCTGAGCACTATTAAACCAGCTCTGATCCACTCTTCTACATTTTTTCTACCATACATTTTAAAAGCTTCCGATTTTTTTAAGTAGCGTCTAATATGTCCTGATTCCGTAAAGGCCATCGTCGCGCCCATTTTTGCAGCGATTTCAATCAAAATTTTAAGCTGATACATGTTAACGGTTAATATCGTATTCATTTTTTTACTGATGCTTATTAAAAAATAATATGCTATTTACGTTCTCTTGCAGTCAAATAAGTCGTCCTATTACTCTTTGCTGCAATCTGATCAAGCTCTTTTCGAAGAAGCACCTTCCTATTTCCATAATTGGAAACGCAAATAAGATTTTCTTTCAGCCAACGATCTACGTTACTACGACCATATCTTTTGTAAGCTTCAGTCTTTGTTAGCAGATCCGAAAGTATATCGTCTTGTAGGATTGCATAGCCCAAACCTTTACGAACGGAAGCTTTTACGAGATTTGTAAGTTCTTCTATTGTTATGCTATTGTCCATCATAAAATTTATTTGTGTAATCTCATATTCAAACATAAATATATACGTTGCAAGCATTTACCAAGGTGGATATATTGGTATAAATGATATCCAAAATCTTTATAAATAGGAGATGCATGGTTGAACTACCACGCATCTTCAAATACTTTAATAAAAAGAATTAAATTGCCATAAACCCATAATTAGCTAACTTACAATCAAACCGTCGCCAACCCATCACTCTTTTCTGGACTTATTTAGCAGCAAAGCAGCTTTAAGCATTTCCTTCTCGATCTTTTTAAATCTTGCTATAACTTTACCTTGCACATCGTCAACAATTCTCCAATCTTTAGCAAGGTAGACATCGGTAGTTCGGTTTCCCATATCGACATGATTTAATGCGAGTGCAACATCATCTTTACTCATTCTGCAGTCATTTCGCGCAACATTTGCAAAACTGTGCCTCGCCCAATAAAAAGTTGTATCTTTTAATCCGGTCATTTTGCACAGTTGCTCCATGCCCTTACTCAAGGCCTTATTTAAGCATTGGATCGACGAGTATCTTTTCTTTAATGATCCGACATACTTTTGTAACAGGTCATTTGCTTCAGGCACAGCTAAAATGCTGATGAATGCCTTATCCTTCCGGCGACCAGTAGTTTTTGACCGATAATACTCGATTCTGTCATCTTTAAAATTCTGTTTGGACAAATTGTAAAGGTCGACAGCATTTGTGCCACACAAATAAAAGGAGAGCATATACATATCTTTTGCTAGCTCAGCCCGACTTCCATGCGTTGTGTGACAATACTTCATCGAAAATATCTGCTTTAGCGTGTTAAATCTTTCCTTATCCCTCACTGGCGGAGTTCCAACTTTATACTTTCTAAACGGATAATGTTTTATGCGAATGATACCTAAATCCTCATCGTTGTACCTATTTCGGGCGGCGTTAAACAACGTTCTAAGATCACGCATATAATTGTGTACGGTCAAGGCAGACACTGGGGGCTCGATGGTAGTTACTGGCTCACCAAATTGGTTAATTCGTGTCATCTTTCTTTCGGATTTAAGATAGCGTTCATAAGAAAGCAACATGCTATACTGGATCTCGTTGATTGAAAAAGATTGCGATTTAAAGAAGTCAATTAGACTATTTTTTACAACTTTAAAGCTTTCTGCACTTTTAATTCTTCCTTCCTCCCTGATCCTAATGATATGGTCTTCACAGAATTTAGCGAAGTCTACTTCTTCGTTAGAATCAATCAGATAGTCTCTTAATGTTTCAGAAGTAAAGAAATCAAGCTTCCCGTCTAAAAGACTAATCTTCTTTCGGTAATCTCTCAGCTGTTGCTCAACGACATCAGCGACAAACGGATCTCTAATTTTAAGATCCTTCGTTAGTTGCTTCTTTACTACAAAATGTGTAGTATCCAGAAATGTTCTCCTTCGTTTGTGATAGACACAAATTTTCACATTGTAAGTTCCATCAGCCTTCTTGTGATGTTCATAAATTTTAGCGCTTACGGTAGCCATAAACTTTTCAGTAAAACGTCAAAAGTTCCGTTACATATTTGTAACACAAAGACGTTAAGTTCAACAAAAAATTATGTAAATCATGTCATTTCGGAGACCCCGATTGACTACACAAAGATGTTCCTAATCTTCGTTTAAAACGCAAAAAAGCGGCTTTTTCGTGTAAAAAAACCGCTTTTTAAATCTGAGCCTCCTATCGGGATCGAACCAATGACCTACTGATTACAAGTCAGTTGCTCTACCAGCTGAGCTAAGGAGGCCTAAAAGCATAACGCTTTTGGTTTTGCAAATATGAGAAGATTGTTGAAAATATGCAACCCCCAGCACATACTTTTTGCGCTAATCAACAATAAACAAATGATTATCAGCACAAAAAAATCTACGAAACGACATTTTGTCCTAACAAAATAAAAAATAATGTCAAAAATTCCGATAAGGCCAGTAAAATCCAAAAGGCATATAAATTGTTATGCAATAAACATCCATAAGAACACAAGCAAAACAATAAAAAATAGATCCTATGAATTTTAACAACTATACAATCAAAGCACAGGAAGCCATACAAAAGGCTTCTGAAATAGCTGTTGGAAATCAACAACAAGCTATCGAGCCTGTACATATATTGAAGGCACTTCTAACGGTTGATGAAAACATCGTTGGCCATTTATTAAAAAAACTAAACGCCAACTTAAACTACGTAAGCAGCGAGGTCGATAAATTGATTGCTTCCCTACCTAAAGTAAGCGGGAGCAATGTATATCTGAGCAACGGCAGCACTTCGGTGCTACAAAAAGCACAAAGCTACCTCAAGGAGTTTAACGACGAATTTATTTCAATAGAACACGTGCTGCTTGCGCTACTATCGTCAAGCGACGGCGCCAGCGCGTTATTAAAAGGTCAGGGCGTAAACGAAAAAGACCTAAAAACAGCTATAAAAGAGCTGCGTGGCAACTCGCGGGTGACCGATCAAAATGCAGAAGCAACGTATAACGCACTAGGCAAATACGCACGAAATCTAAACGAATATGCGGAATCAGGAAAGTTGGATCCCGTTATCGGCCGTGATGAAGAGATACGCCGCGTTATGCAGATTCTTTCACGACGCACCAAAAACAACCCGATATTAGTTGGTGAACCTGGCGTCGGCAAAACGGCCATAGCCGAAGGTATAGCCTACCGCATTATCAAAGGCGATGCGCCCGAAAACTTAAAGTCAAAAATTGTGTTTTCGCTGGATATGGGTGCATTGATTGCAGGCGCAAAATATAAAGGTGAGTTTGAAGAACGCCTGAAAGCCGTTGTCAAAGAAGTAGCAGAAAGCGATGGTGAAATTATCCTTTTCATCGATGAGATTCACACCTTGGTAGGCGCTGGCGGTGGTGAAGGTGCCATGGATGCCGCAAACATTTTAAAACCGGCATTGGCCAGAGGCGAACTGCGGGCGATTGGTGCAACCACGCTAAACGAGTTTCAAAAATATTTTGAGAAAGACAAAGCGCTGGAGCGACGTTTTCAAAAAGTGCTGGTCGATGAGCCCGATACACAAGATGCTATTTCAATCTTACGCGGCTTAAAAGAGCGTTACGAAACACACCATAAAGTGCGCATCCTTGATGAGTCTATTATCGCGGCTGTCGAACTATCGCAACGTTACATCACCGACCGCTTTTTACCAGACAAGGCGATCGACCTGGTGGATGAGGCGGCTTCGAAATTACGCCTGGAAATGGACTCGGTGCCGGAAGCTGTCGATGAGCTAAATCGCCGCATTATGCAACTCGAGATTGAGCGTGAAGCCATTAAACGCGAGCATGATGAGCGAAAAGTGCAAGAGCTTTCAGAAACGATTGCCAATCTATCTACCGAGCGTGATTCGCTAAAAGCAGCTTGGCAATCCGAGAAAACACTGGTAGACCGCGTCAATCAGGAAATCCAAAATATTGAAGATTACAAACTGGAAGCCGATCAGGCCGAACGCGCAGGCGATTACGGAAAAGTAGCCGAATTGCGCTACGGAAAGATCAAAGAAGCGCAAGACAAGGCCGAAAAATTGAAGTTAGAACTGGCAGAGAAGCAACAAGATAGCCGGATGCTAAAAGAGGAAGTCACCTCGGACGATATTGCAGATGTCGTATCACGCTGGACCGGCATTCCGGTGAGCAAAATGATTCAGTCTGAACGCGAAAAACTGCTGAATCTGGAAGGTGAACTGCATAAGCGCGTAGCAGGACAAGAAGAAGCTATCGAAGCCATTGCAGATGCTATTCGCCGTTCGCGCGCCGGATTAAGTGACGCAAAACGGCCGATTGGTTCATTTATTTTTCTGGGCACCACGGGCGTCGGTAAAACCGAGCTTGCCAAAGCTTTAGCAGAATTTCTATTTGACGATGAGCAAGCGTTAGTGCGCATCGACATGTCTGAATACCAGGAGCGCCATGCCGTGTCTCGTCTTATCGGCGCGCCTCCGGGATATGTGGGCTATGATGAAGGCGGACAATTAACAGAGGCTGTTCGTCGTCGCCCCTACTCCGTGGTACTGCTCGACGAAATCGAGAAGGCACATCCGGATGTGTTCAACATTTTACTACAAGTGTTGGATGATGGTCATTTGACCGATAATAAAGGACGAGTCGTAAACTTTAAGAATACGATTATTATCATGACCTCCAACACCGGCTCGGGCGTCATCCAAGAAAACTTTGCCAAACTAACGGATGAAAACCGGGATGAAGTTGTCGCAAAAACGAAAGATGAGGTATTCGCTATCCTTCAGCAGTCTATACGCCCCGAGTTTCTGAATCGAATCGATGAAGTGATCATGTTTACGCCGCTTGGCCGCAACGAGATCGGTGATATTGTGCGTATGCAATTTAAACGTATGCAACAACAGCTTGCCGAACAAAACATCTTTATTTCGGCGAGCGAAGAAGCATTGGATTGGTTAGGCCAATTAGGTTATGATCCGGTATACGGTGCTCGTCCGCTAAAACGCGTCATTCAAAAGCGCATTTTAAACGAGCTTTCCAAAGAAATCCTGGCAGGCAAGGTATCCCGTGATTCGGTTATCCAGCTGGATGTGTTTGATGGGCAGTTTGTCTTTATCAACAAATCGGCGTAAAACGAACGCTGCACATCCGGATGCCAGCGCTTCGGTAAACTTTTAAGTAAACGGCTTTGTAAACGTTGTTTTCCTTCTTTTGGAAGACAGCCAAACAAAGCCGTTTGTTTTATGCAAGCGCAGCAGAACGACAGCCAATAGACCAGCGATAAGCAACATTATTTCAGATAAGGCACCGGATCGACCAGCCGAAAGCGAACATCTTTGACGGCGCCATCGCGCTCTAAACTCAGCCGAACGATATCACCTTCTTGCGATTGCAATCGTGCCATAATTTTAGCCAGCGTTAAGCCGCCTACGGATGTGCCATTGATCGTCAACAGCCTGTCTCCCACCTGGACACCGGCCACAGCAGCGGGCGCATCTTTTCGCAAACCAGCTACGCGGTAGCTATCGCGCAAGACAAAACTGTATTGCAGATCGTTTCCACCGACTTCGATCCGCACACCTTGGTTTTCACTATGCCATGCCGTCGGATCTTTCGTTCGCTTCGGCAACTTGACGATTTCTTTGCTCCAGATCATCCCATCGTGCTTGACATCCATCCCGGCCATATTCAATTGGAATGGTTTAGCAAACAATTTGTTTTTCCGTAGATACAGCAGCCCGCGTCGGTAATCCAGCAGTAAGTCAAACCGTTGTAAGACTTGGCTTCCTACCGATCCGATCCGCCCTTTAGACAGCTTGCTCATAAATACAGCGTTGGCATCGGGATACGCCACAATAGGATAATCCAGCCGATAATCACCCATGGTGACCGCTTTTACCCGATTGCGCTTGCCATGAATCTCACCGTTGAAACCACGACCAATATATTCTTCTACAAATGGTCGGTGTACTTCAAACGATGGCATCAAAAAAGAAAAAAGCATCAGCGGATCGGTGTTGCCCATATCAAGTAAAAACTTGCCATCAACCAGCTTATCGTGGCTATTGATGCTCGCCATGATGTACGGTCGCTCGTTAACAATCTCTAGCGGTAAGGGCGTAAACTTTCGTACATCTTTTGCGTAATCATAGCCTATCGGGTAAAGCGTCATTTGCTTACGCAGATAATCCATACGAATGACAAAACTTTGAAAAAACCGAGAACCGAGAATACCGTTTATCGCCACGCCGACATCTGTCGAGATTTCTAGTGCAGCAGCCTGAATGACAAACAGCCAATGCAAGGAATCGACAGCTACACCACCTACATCAACAATATTATCTTTAGATAATATTCCTTCTATACCGTCATCCAGTCCGATACCCTGAAATTTCACCTTGTTTTTATTGTGCAAGTATACCGAGTCTGGCGCCTGTGCGAAAAGAATGGTCTCTTTCACACCGGTATCAAGAAGAAAAGAAAAAGCTATTCCATTGATTGTGAGCGGCACAAGCACGACATGGTTCACCAGCTCAAACTTTAAGGTTACAGGTTTGTTCTCTTTAAGTCTAAAGATACCCTGGCCATATAATGAATATGGAGTGCATAGCCATAGGAGGTAAAAGTACCATTTCATTTATAACCGGTGTATAGACGAATTTAGCAATAAAATATAGATAATTCACAAACTTGTTTATTTAAAGAAACTCCTCATTTTGTATATTTGGTAAAATGAGCTTTCAAAAAGTAATCGTAATCCTACATGAAATTATACCTTAAGTTGATCGTACTTAGCTGCTGTCTAGCAGCCATTTCTTGCAATCAAAACAAAAATGACAAACAAGCAGCAGCAGACCCCGCGGAGCAACGCCGGCAGGATTCGTTAGAAACGATAAAGAAAGCCGAAGAGGAAGCTAAAAAGAAACCAAAAACGGCAGAAGACATTAAGCTTTCTAAAGAATTAAGCTTTGAAAAGCATACGTTAGAAGATACTTACCCCTATAAGGACACGACGCGTGCTTTTCAACTGGATAAAATAAAAGAGCGACTTGCTTTGGTTGAAAATTTCCAGCGGGCGCCAGCAACCTATGCGATTTTACAAAACCATAAAAATAAAAACAAAGAAGCGCCACTGGTTAAGAACTATCATCGGAATGAATACACCCGCATATCCGATTCGTTGGGCAATGAACGCTACCAATCGGCGCCACTGTATGCTATCGGCGAAACAAAAACACCAAGCATTTACGGCCGTGATGGCAGCCTGGTTAAACTTCGTAGCAGCGATACGCTGGATATGGTGCAAGTAGAAGGTGTTTCTTTTGAAGGCACCTGGGAAGCACCTAAGCGCTACGTAAAAAACATCGGCGATTCGGTCACCTTTCATCACGTGGTTTTCGTGGATGTTACCAACCAGAATATCATGACAGTAGAACGCACGGGCGACTGTGAATGGGCTATCAGAAGTATGAATCCGGCAACAACAGGACGACACAAACCACCGTATGCACAAGAAACGCCTACAGGCTTGTATGTTGTGCAGGAAAAGAAAACGAAGATGTATTATTACAAAGACGGTACAACCTCGATCGAAGGGTACGCGCCATACGCCAGTCGTTTTACCAACGGTGCTTATGTGCACGGTGTCCCGGTCAATAATCCAAAAGGCGCCATCATAGAATACAGCTGGTCATTAGGCACCACACCCAGATCCCATATGTGCGTACGCAACGCGTCTTCGCACGCCAAGTTTGTGTTTGATTGGGCAAAGACATACAACGCTTTAGTGATCGTCATAGAATGATATTTACATTTTTTTAACACTTTAGTTAAAATTTTATTAGTAGTTTTGCACTTGAATTAAAGATTTGTGTGTATGCGTAGTTTATTTTTTGTATTGTTGACGGGGTTGTTTGTGAGTTATATACCAGCCACGCTTTCCGAAGATTTTAAATCAAGTTCAGCCAAACCTATTTCAGCGAAATCAGAAGAGACGAAGTCAGCCAGCCAGCTTCTTTACGAGAAGATGAAGCTAGGCGCGATATTGAAGTTTGAAGCATTTAGTCAAGCGTTTGAAGGCTACAATGTTTTGCATCCTAGAAAAGGCGATATCCTGACGGTCATTGATTTTACGTTGCCTTCTACTGAAAAACGGATGGTGGTGTTGGATATGAAACACGAGAAAGTTTTGTTTCATACCATTGTTTCCCACGGTAGAAATTCAGGCGAAAAATACGCCAAGTCGTTTTCAAACAAACATGGCTCCTACCAAAGTTCATTGGGTTTTTATGAAACACAAAACACCTATCAGGGTGGCAATGGTTACTCGTTGGTGTTAAACGGCTTAGAAAAAGGCATTAATGACCAGGCAAAAGCGCGTGCAGTCGTAGTGCACGGCGCAGATTACTGTAGCGAATCAATCATCAAAGCGACTGGACGTCTAGGCAGAAGCTACGGTTGCCCTGCCCTACCACGTGCATTGGCCAAACCGATCATCAACACCATTAAAGATGGTACGTTGCTTTTCATTTACGCCGAAAACGAAGATTATATGGCGAATACAAAAGTACTCGCACCATTGGCAAAAAGAGGTTTGCTTGCTCAACATGACGAAATAACCTCAGCAGAGGAACAACTAAATTAGTTTTGCGTAAGCATCTGCGGTATTGTTGAGATAAGAAAGGCTCAGCTCTGCACTTTTAGTAGCAGACAATTCGGATAGACTTATTCAAATTATATCAAAATACGTTGACAAACTTTCAAGATATTCATGCTCTTGGAAGGTTGTCAACTTTTTTTACAGCACTTACCAATTTCAACGCTTCATCATCTGCTTCCCTGCCGTTGTATATTATCAGCTAGGATTAGCGCGCGTAATACATGATACAGCAAACGCTTAGCAGAAACTCATCGGGATTTTTTTAGCTTTCCCATAAAATCCCGGAATGGACCATGAAAATCGCTGAATAATTCGTTATCCCGATTTTTCAGCAAAACCTCGCTAAAGAGCTTCAGCCCGATCATAAACTCTATATTGTCTTTTGCATCGGAAAACCGATCGCTATCTTTAGTTTTTTCGATAAGTTGAAAAATATCATCGTGATTTTCAAACTCAAATTCTATTTGACCTGCTGCGGGATTGCCCTCTTTATCGCTAACCGCCTCTAGTTTAAGGCTGTATTTATATCGCTTCATGATTAACTTTTGTTTACAGTGAACGTTAATTTACAGCAAAAATTTTGCCAGCCTAGCTACTTGGAAGCCTCCAATTTACACGATTTATCGCTTTATTAACGCATACGATATGCGCTGTCATGGAAAATAAGCAGTAAGAAATATCCCGGCAAAAATCATTACCAAAGCATTCATAGTTCCAGCAATAAAAAAGCGCGCAGCGCATATAAAATGCCGCTACGCGCTTTGCGAAATGATTATTTGTGCTTGTGATCTTGCTAATTAAAGAGCTGCTATTGCTTCATTTAATGTAGCAGACGGACGCATCGCTTTCGTAGCCAATTCGTCGTTAGGGAAATAATACCCACCAATCTCCTGTGGTTTTCCTTGTGCAGCAATCAATTCTTCATTGATTTTTGCTTCATTCTCCGACAATGCCTCAGCCAGCGGCGTAAATTTCGACGCTAAATCGGCATCAGCTGTTTGTGCAGCCAATGCTTCAGCCCAGTACAAGGTCAGGTAAAAATGAGAACCGCGGTTATCGATCTGTCCGACACGACGTGCAGGCGACTTATCGTTAGCTAAAAACTTCTCCGTAGCTACGTCAAGCGCATCAGCCAATACCTGTGCTTTTGCATTGCCTTGTGTCTGCGATACGTGCTCAAAAGAGGCACCCAGAGCCAAAAACTCGCCCAAGGAATCCCAACGCAAATAGCCTTCCTCCTGAAATTGCTCCACGTGTTTTGGTGCAGACCCGCCAGCGCCAGTTTCAAAAAGTCCACCGCCGTTCATCAACGGTACGATAGAAAGCATTTTTGCCGAAGTACCCACTTCTAAAATTGGAAACAAATCCGTCAAATAGTCACGCAGCACGTTGCCCGTTACGGAGATGGTATCTTCACCCTTGCGAATACGCGCTACAGTAAATTTAGTTGCTTCTATCGGCGATAGGATGCGGATATCCAATCCGTTCGTATCGTAATCGGCTAAATACGTGTTTACTTTCTTGATAATCTCGCGATCGTGCGCACGATTTTCGTCTAACCAGAATACAGCAGGCGTATCGGATAAACGTGCGCGATTTACCGCAAGTTTAACCCAATCCTGAATCGGTGCATCTTTGGTTTGGCACATACGGAAAATATCGCCTTCCTCTACCGCTTGCTCCATCAATACATCGCCAGCAGCATCCACAACGCGGATCGTGCCTTTAGCGCTTGCCTGAAATGTTTTATCGTGCGATCCATATTCCTCTGCTTTCTGGGCCATCAAGCCAACGTTAGGAACCGAGCCCATCGTAGTCGGATCGTAAGCTCCGTTTGCTTTACAGTCTTCCACGACAGCTGCATAAACACCCGCGTACGAACGATCTGGAATGATCGCAAAGGTATCTTGCGGCTTTCCAGCTTTATTCCACATTTGGCCCGATGTGCGGATCATGGCTGGCATAGATGCATCCACAATAACATCAGAAGGAACGTGCAGATTTGTAATACCTTTATCGGAATTTACCATGGCTAAATCAGGACCATTCGCAATCGCTGCATCAATCGCTGCTTTTACTTCAGCTTCTTGCGGCTGACCGGCAATTTTGCTATATACCTCGCCCAATCCGTTGTTTTTATTGATACCAAGGCTTGCAAACAACTCGCCGTATTGCGCAAAAAGATCACTAAAATAAACTTCTACGATCGCGCCAAAAATGATCGGGTCAGAAACCTTCATCATCGTCGCTTTCAAGTGTGCAGACAACAATACGCCCGCCGCTTTGGCTTCGGCGATAGTTTCTGCTACAAAAGTTTTCAATTTACCCAGGTTCAATACCGAGCTATCTATCACTTCGCCAGCCTTTAACTTGGCTAAGCCCTTTAACTCTTTCACATCGCCATTTTCGGCAACAAACTCAATCTTGAATTGACTATCTGCCGCCACCGTCAATGATTGCTCCGTTGCAAAAAAGTCACCTTCGCGCATAGACGCTACTTTAGTTTGGCTATCGGCCGACCAAGCGCCCATGCTGTGTGGGTTTGCCTTTGCATAATTTTTTACCGCTTTAGGTGCACGGCGATCCGAGTTACCTTCACGCAAAACCGGGTTAACGGCAGAACCTAACACTTTTGCATACGTCGCTTTGATC
Coding sequences within it:
- a CDS encoding L,D-transpeptidase; the encoded protein is MKLYLKLIVLSCCLAAISCNQNKNDKQAAADPAEQRRQDSLETIKKAEEEAKKKPKTAEDIKLSKELSFEKHTLEDTYPYKDTTRAFQLDKIKERLALVENFQRAPATYAILQNHKNKNKEAPLVKNYHRNEYTRISDSLGNERYQSAPLYAIGETKTPSIYGRDGSLVKLRSSDTLDMVQVEGVSFEGTWEAPKRYVKNIGDSVTFHHVVFVDVTNQNIMTVERTGDCEWAIRSMNPATTGRHKPPYAQETPTGLYVVQEKKTKMYYYKDGTTSIEGYAPYASRFTNGAYVHGVPVNNPKGAIIEYSWSLGTTPRSHMCVRNASSHAKFVFDWAKTYNALVIVIE
- the clpB gene encoding ATP-dependent chaperone ClpB, yielding MNFNNYTIKAQEAIQKASEIAVGNQQQAIEPVHILKALLTVDENIVGHLLKKLNANLNYVSSEVDKLIASLPKVSGSNVYLSNGSTSVLQKAQSYLKEFNDEFISIEHVLLALLSSSDGASALLKGQGVNEKDLKTAIKELRGNSRVTDQNAEATYNALGKYARNLNEYAESGKLDPVIGRDEEIRRVMQILSRRTKNNPILVGEPGVGKTAIAEGIAYRIIKGDAPENLKSKIVFSLDMGALIAGAKYKGEFEERLKAVVKEVAESDGEIILFIDEIHTLVGAGGGEGAMDAANILKPALARGELRAIGATTLNEFQKYFEKDKALERRFQKVLVDEPDTQDAISILRGLKERYETHHKVRILDESIIAAVELSQRYITDRFLPDKAIDLVDEAASKLRLEMDSVPEAVDELNRRIMQLEIEREAIKREHDERKVQELSETIANLSTERDSLKAAWQSEKTLVDRVNQEIQNIEDYKLEADQAERAGDYGKVAELRYGKIKEAQDKAEKLKLELAEKQQDSRMLKEEVTSDDIADVVSRWTGIPVSKMIQSEREKLLNLEGELHKRVAGQEEAIEAIADAIRRSRAGLSDAKRPIGSFIFLGTTGVGKTELAKALAEFLFDDEQALVRIDMSEYQERHAVSRLIGAPPGYVGYDEGGQLTEAVRRRPYSVVLLDEIEKAHPDVFNILLQVLDDGHLTDNKGRVVNFKNTIIIMTSNTGSGVIQENFAKLTDENRDEVVAKTKDEVFAILQQSIRPEFLNRIDEVIMFTPLGRNEIGDIVRMQFKRMQQQLAEQNIFISASEEALDWLGQLGYDPVYGARPLKRVIQKRILNELSKEILAGKVSRDSVIQLDVFDGQFVFINKSA
- a CDS encoding NADP-dependent isocitrate dehydrogenase; amino-acid sequence: MSSKIIYTKTDEAPLLATYSFLPIVQAFAKTADIDMELRDISLAGRILANFNSVLPEAQQTADALAELGQLATQPEANIIKLPNISASIPQLKGAIAELQKAGYDIPNYPDSPSNEEEEAIKATYAKVLGSAVNPVLREGNSDRRAPKAVKNYAKANPHSMGAWSADSQTKVASMREGDFFATEQSLTVAADSQFKIEFVAENGDVKELKGLAKLKAGEVIDSSVLNLGKLKTFVAETIAEAKAAGVLLSAHLKATMMKVSDPIIFGAIVEVYFSDLFAQYGELFASLGINKNNGLGEVYSKIAGQPQEAEVKAAIDAAIANGPDLAMVNSDKGITNLHVPSDVIVDASMPAMIRTSGQMWNKAGKPQDTFAIIPDRSYAGVYAAVVEDCKANGAYDPTTMGSVPNVGLMAQKAEEYGSHDKTFQASAKGTIRVVDAAGDVLMEQAVEEGDIFRMCQTKDAPIQDWVKLAVNRARLSDTPAVFWLDENRAHDREIIKKVNTYLADYDTNGLDIRILSPIEATKFTVARIRKGEDTISVTGNVLRDYLTDLFPILEVGTSAKMLSIVPLMNGGGLFETGAGGSAPKHVEQFQEEGYLRWDSLGEFLALGASFEHVSQTQGNAKAQVLADALDVATEKFLANDKSPARRVGQIDNRGSHFYLTLYWAEALAAQTADADLASKFTPLAEALSENEAKINEELIAAQGKPQEIGGYYFPNDELATKAMRPSATLNEAIAAL
- a CDS encoding DUF3861 domain-containing protein — protein: MKRYKYSLKLEAVSDKEGNPAAGQIEFEFENHDDIFQLIEKTKDSDRFSDAKDNIEFMIGLKLFSEVLLKNRDNELFSDFHGPFRDFMGKLKKSR
- a CDS encoding PDZ domain-containing protein codes for the protein MKWYFYLLWLCTPYSLYGQGIFRLKENKPVTLKFELVNHVVLVPLTINGIAFSFLLDTGVKETILFAQAPDSVYLHNKNKVKFQGIGLDDGIEGILSKDNIVDVGGVAVDSLHWLFVIQAAALEISTDVGVAINGILGSRFFQSFVIRMDYLRKQMTLYPIGYDYAKDVRKFTPLPLEIVNERPYIMASINSHDKLVDGKFLLDMGNTDPLMLFSFLMPSFEVHRPFVEEYIGRGFNGEIHGKRNRVKAVTMGDYRLDYPIVAYPDANAVFMSKLSKGRIGSVGSQVLQRFDLLLDYRRGLLYLRKNKLFAKPFQLNMAGMDVKHDGMIWSKEIVKLPKRTKDPTAWHSENQGVRIEVGGNDLQYSFVLRDSYRVAGLRKDAPAAVAGVQVGDRLLTINGTSVGGLTLAKIMARLQSQEGDIVRLSLERDGAVKDVRFRLVDPVPYLK
- a CDS encoding murein L,D-transpeptidase catalytic domain family protein produces the protein MRSLFFVLLTGLFVSYIPATLSEDFKSSSAKPISAKSEETKSASQLLYEKMKLGAILKFEAFSQAFEGYNVLHPRKGDILTVIDFTLPSTEKRMVVLDMKHEKVLFHTIVSHGRNSGEKYAKSFSNKHGSYQSSLGFYETQNTYQGGNGYSLVLNGLEKGINDQAKARAVVVHGADYCSESIIKATGRLGRSYGCPALPRALAKPIINTIKDGTLLFIYAENEDYMANTKVLAPLAKRGLLAQHDEITSAEEQLN
- a CDS encoding phage integrase SAM-like domain-containing protein, producing the protein MATVSAKIYEHHKKADGTYNVKICVYHKRRRTFLDTTHFVVKKQLTKDLKIRDPFVADVVEQQLRDYRKKISLLDGKLDFFTSETLRDYLIDSNEEVDFAKFCEDHIIRIREEGRIKSAESFKVVKNSLIDFFKSQSFSINEIQYSMLLSYERYLKSERKMTRINQFGEPVTTIEPPVSALTVHNYMRDLRTLFNAARNRYNDEDLGIIRIKHYPFRKYKVGTPPVRDKERFNTLKQIFSMKYCHTTHGSRAELAKDMYMLSFYLCGTNAVDLYNLSKQNFKDDRIEYYRSKTTGRRKDKAFISILAVPEANDLLQKYVGSLKKRYSSIQCLNKALSKGMEQLCKMTGLKDTTFYWARHSFANVARNDCRMSKDDVALALNHVDMGNRTTDVYLAKDWRIVDDVQGKVIARFKKIEKEMLKAALLLNKSRKE